The DNA window GGCATTACACCCaagtggcctcctcctcctcctcctcctcctcctcctcctcctcctcctaagcgcATAAGTCTAGTGTTTGAGGATACGAGCCTTGTTAAATGATCATGTCCcgctggccaccaccaccaccaccaccaccacaacattgcCACGCCATCTATTGACTAAAGCGACAACTAATGTTACAGAAAACGCCAAGATTTTATGTGGTACTACTCTATTTTTGACTGGCCTCTTCTTGCCCTTCAGCACCagtcatgacgtgtttccatattcattctggtgactatttggtgattttatacagcttcagaaactcatgtgaggattaaaatagtgaagactgtggctattaatcttctgacctccatagacccttcctaatgtcaataaaatggtctaatggtacacaaaactcaattaaaatagtgaagactgtggccattaatcttctgcctccatagacctttctaatgtcaataaaatggtctattggtacacaaaactcaatttaaatagtgaagactgtagctattaatcttctgccctccatagacgtttcctaatgtcaataaaatggtctattggtacacaaaactcaattaaaatagtgaagactgtggccattaatcttctgccctccatagaccctttcctaatgtcaataaaatggtctaatggtacacaaaactcaattaaaatagtgaagactgtgggcattaatcttctgacctccatagacctttcctaatgtcaataaaatggtctaatggtacacaaaactcaattaaaatagtgaagactgtggccattaatcttctgccctccatagacccttcctaatgtcaataaaatggtctaatggtacacaaaactcaattaaaatagtgaagactgtggccattaatcttctaattccatagacccttcctaatgtcaataaaatggtctaatggtacacaaaactcaattaaaatagtgaagactgtggccattaatcttctgacctccatagacgtttcctaatgtcaataaaatggtctaatggtacacaaaactcaattaaaatagtgaagactgtggccattaatcttctgacctccatagacccttcctaatgtcaataaaatggtctaatggtacacaaaactcaattaaaatagtgaagactgtggccattaatcttctgccatctatagacccttcctaatgtcaataaaatggtctaatggtacacaaaactcaattaaaatagtgaagattgtggccattaatcttttgccatctatagacccttgctaatgtcaataaaatggtctaatggtacacaaaactcaattaaaatagtgaagactgtgggcattaatcttctgacctccatagacccttcctaatatcaataaaatggtctaatggttaGTATCAGTTAACAATGGCttaaataggataaaaaaaaaacaaaaaggattaAATTCCTTATAGACACATCAAAAATCGCTTTAAAAACATTGAATCACTTTGAAAAATATCGAGTCACtttgaagaaaataattgaatCGGATAATTGGGCAATCGCTAATCGGAAATAGGGTTTTTGAGGCCGAATCGATAAAGGAGTCGAACTTGACGAGCTGACAATCGCTAATGCTGCGCGGAATTCACTTTTTGACGCGCGCCAAATTCAAATAGTTTACTTCTTtgttattgaagagagagagagagagagagagagagagagagagagagagagagagagttttgatgaattaaaaataatgaaggcacagaaataaggaaagataacacacaaatatacaataaaaacgTTAAAATATACACaatttaataagaaaaaaatatatatatgaaaaaaatatagattaaaTAAACTTGAGCCTCAAAAattaagaagtaaaaataatacaaaaaaaagagaatatgttGAGAATACTGTAATATAAGGAATTTAAGACTACGAGGGGGATTTAAGACTATATCAGCCACACGGGTATAGtatagagataaatagagagataaaatatAGAGATTAATATATAGAGATTAatatagagataaaaagaaaaatatattaaaaaaattgttggaaattgatgaaaatagaaaaaataaaggtttgGTTATTAATTTATAAAGGTTTCAGAAATGTAATAAGAGAAGGAtttaaaatagtagtagtagtagtagtagtagtagtagtagtagtagtagtagtagtagtagtagtagtagtagtagtagtagtagcagcagcgacGAGAAATgaccaaacaataacaacaacaacaacaacaacaacaacaacacagaaaaCTCATTAGTGGAAGGGTGAACTTAAGTAaacgacgaaaaaaagaaaaaaatttgaaaaagcttacaccacttcactctctctctctctctctctctctctctctctctctctctctctctctctctctctctctttaataaacGGTTCCAGGTATTGAAGTGATttggttcgagagagagagagagagagagagagagagagagagagagagagagagagagagagagagagagagagagagagtgtgtgtgtgtgtgtgtgttcgataaTGGTCTCATAAGTTTTCTTGCCTAAaccacttggagagagagagagagagagagagagagagagagagagagagagagagagagagagagagagagagagagagagagaaaagaaaacagctctggccctcctctctctctctctctctctctctctctctctctctctcaatgacgaGAGCTTAAGTATTTAACGTGTATAtgcaaatatgtgtgtgtgtgtgtgtgtgtgtgtgtgtgtgtgtgtgtgtgtgtgtgtgtgtgtgtgtgtgtgtgtgtgtgtgtgtgtgtgtgtgtgtgtgtgtgtgtgtgtgtgtgttggtgtttgtatGTTAAATGTGCTTCCATTAGAGttaatgcgcacacacacacacacacacacacacacacacactctctctctctctctctctctctctctctctctctctctctctctctctctctatatatatatatatatatatatatatatatatatatatatatatatatatatatatatatatatacacattagaagcacaagatcgcatagtaagaagctgaggaagggaagatgtctgagagatgttaaaaaatagagtttcccgcaaagatgtgttgagacatggaacagtttgagtgaggaagtggtgtcaccaacgagtgtgcagagcttgaaagaaaaattggataagtgtagacatggagacggggccacaccagcgtaaagcccaggccatgGAAAACTAcatctaggtaaatacacacacacacgcagacactaACGCAGCATCTATCCCTCTCAGGACTTTCTTGCGGCGCTGTCCACTGTGTCACGAGGAACAACACAGGAGAAGCTACAGTGGATCTTCGGCCTCTACGATGTCAACAAGGACGGTCTCATCACCAAGGTAAGCTGctgatattactactgctactactactgctattactactactactactactactactactactactactactatcactattacttcgactactactactcttatcactaatacttccactactactacaactacaactactactactactactactattgttcctGCCAGTTAACCTTCCTAACGACGTGTGTTCTTCCAGGCGGAGATGGTCGATGTGGTTACGGCAATTTATGAGATGTTAGGGCGATCCACACAACCGTTAGTGGATGACACGTCGGCTAAGGACCATGTGGAGCGGATATTTCACGTATGTGGATGTGGGTGACTTGGATGTGGAGTGGCAGGGGTGGGTGGGTGCCTGGGTGCTTATGTGGAGGGTGGGGTAAAGATTGGGGCCgctgtgtaagtgtgtgtgtgtgtgtgtgtgtgtgtgtgtgtgtgtgtgtgtgtgtgtgtgtgtgtgtgtgtgtgtgtgtgtgtgttaaattaaaatagtgaagactgtagccattaatcttctgtcctccatagacccttcctaatatcaataaaatggtctaatggtacgcaaaactcaattaaaatcgtgaagactgtggccattaatcttctgccctagatagacccttcctgatgtcaataaaatggtctaatggtacgcaaaactcaattaaaatagtgaagactgtggccattaatcttctgccctccatagacccttcctgatgtcaataaaatggtctaatggtacacaaacatCTAACATCccctcccacactcacacagcgGCCCCACTTAACCCCTACCTCCACATAGACACCCAttaccaccattcaccactaacctaacctaaccattactACCAGccaccattcacacacacacacacacacaaacacaagctcAGACTCACACAGCAGTCCCCCTAACTCTTACCCTCCACATAGACACCCATTACCAGCATTCACCACTCGTGTGAACCCACTTTAACTGAACGCCCTCCACCCTCACAGCTGATCGACACCAACAACGACGGAGCAATAACAATAGAGGAACTGGCTGAGTGGATATCGAGAGATGAAAAAATTGTGGAGTCATTGAAGAGGATGGACACAGTACTGTATACACCTCATgacgcctccgcagccgccaCACGACCTTCCCTCAGCCGCCCCTAAGCCGCTCACACCACCAAGCACCTCCAAACTAGCCCACGCGTCCCCATGTCTCcaggaaatgaggaaataagGCGGGATTTTGAAATGAGTCGAGTTTGTTTACGTTTGGTACCATtttctttggtgttttttttatgggtgacttaaatgttttgttgtcttgtgattttgtgtgtttgtgtgtttgtgtgtgtgttttcgtgttttcttcagggctgtgttgtgttttatgtgtgtttgtgtgtttttcttaagttttttttcgtttttcttaagttttttttttttaatgtgaaatGAAGTTATGAAATATTTATGAtgttattttgggtgttttagtttgtttatggtgattgaagtctctctctctctctctctctctctctctctctctctctctctctctctctctctcttagacattTCACGGAACACTAAACTAAATTTCTCCTTCCGTTTTTTAAGTCAATAAGAATGAAATGTAGAAAAGAACAAGTATATTTACAAAAAGGCGAAAAAATTTAACATTGCTACTAATatccactcatttttttttttaagagagactaaactaaatttatctttccgttttcttcgtcggtaaggaaaaaatgtagaaaaagaacaagtatATTTAGAAAAAGGCGAAAAAATTTAACATTGCTATTAATATccagtctcattttttttcttattttaagaGACTAAACTAAAtttctctctccgttttcttcgtcgataaggaaaaaatgtggaaaaagaaCAAGTATATTTAGAAAAAGGCGAAAAATTTAACATTGCTATTAATAtccattctcattttctttgatatttcaAGAGAGACTAAACTAAAtttctctctccgttttcttcgtcgataaggaaaaaatgtggaaaaagaacaagtatatttagaaaaagacgaaaaaaatttAACATTGCTATTAATATCcagtctcattttctttgatattttaaGAGAGACTAAACTAAAAAATTCCATTAATATCcagtctcattttctttgatattttaagtttttttttttcctttttttaagtcAATAAGAATGGAATATAGAAAGGAACAAGTATAtttagaaaaagacgaagaaatttAGCATAACTCCTAATCCCCAGCCTCATTTTCTTTGACATTTTAAGAGAGACTAAACTataattctttctctctgcctttcctcaTTAATGTATAAAAAGCGTTCTAGAatatagacaaagaaaacgaggacacTGAATACTTTCCTTATATACACCAGTCAGGTTTTCTTTGGTATTTTTAAGGATAACTCAAGTAAAGACTAACCTTAACCCGTTTTCTCTCCAATAAACGTTAAGTGGCAGGGTGTCCAATCCCATTTTCTGTAGATGTTCTGCCTTATTATTCAGTAAGTTTTAATGGCATACTTAGCTAGAGTCCTTTATTAGCGGTAAggcaacacaaaacacccaaatgaACACTTCCTAACCTCTCTGGACCAAACAACGCTGTATAATGTACGTTAATGGAGTTTCCGCATGtagataacacaacacaacattgaCACAGGCGCAGGCAGTTGTAAGAGACAGAAATACATGACTTCAGATTAATTGTATTCAGAAAGGCTCAGCTCTAAACCATCATTGAAACGCGTGACTTCAAATTAACTGGATTCACAAAGGCTTGGCTCTAAACCATCATTGTACTCCCAAGGCTCTGTTGAGGAAGTAgtgtttttaacctcttcagtactgggattaTGGCTATGGTGTTATGGCTATGTTCATTTGTGTTCTGTTTTATAACTAGTAACGAGtcaaattatgaagaaaaaagtttgtGTTTATTGCCATTTTAATCTGTGTTGGCGCTTATAATTGGCAGTGGGTCAAATCATATATGGAAGTCATCAATTGTTGTTTATCTTCATCTGTGTTCTCTCTTACAACTGGCAGTGGGTCAAATTATCAAGGAAAGTTAGTATTTATTGACATGTTCACCGTTGTTATCGCTTATAATTGGCAGTGGGTCAAATCATATATAGAAGTTATCAATTATTGTTTATCTTCATTTGTGTTCTCTCTTACAACTGGCAGTGGGTCAAATTATCAAGGAAAGTTAGTATTTATTGACATGTTCACCGTTGTCATCGCTTATAATTGGCAGTGGGTCAAATCATATATGGAAGTTATCAATTGTTGTTTATCTTCATTTGTGTTCTCTCTTACAACTGGCAGTGGGTCAAATTATCAAGGTTAGTATTTATTGATATGTTCACCGTTGTTATCGCTTATAATTGGCAGTGGGTCAAATCATATATAGAAGTTATCAATTGTTGTTTATCTTCATTTGTGTTCTCTCTTACAACTGGCAGTGGGTCAAATTATCAAGGAAAGTTAGTATTTATTGACATGTTCACCGTTGTCATCGCTTATAATTGGCAGTGGGTCAAATCATATATAGAAGTTATCAATTGTTGTTTATCTTCATTTGCGTTCTCTCTTACAACTGGCAGTGGGTCAAATTATCAAGGAAAGTTAGTATTTATTGACATGTTCACCGTTGTCATCGCTTATAATTGGCAGTGGGTCAAATCATATATGGAAGTTATCAATTGTTGTTTATCTTCATTTGTGTTCTCTCTTACAACTGGCAGTGGGTCAAATTATCAAGGAAAgttaatatttattgacatgttCACCGTTGTCATCGCTTATAATTGGCAGTGGGTCAAATCATATATAGAAGTTATCAATTGTTGGTTATGTTGTGTTTTCTGTGTCTTACAAGCGGTGCCTCGTGCCTGTGGTGACTGTAGCAATGGTAATAGTTCGTAGTGTTAGTGTTTGGAGGTACATATATATACCTACAGGCTCATTGGAGGGGTAGCTGTGCCagatatctaacctaacctaacctaacttaacccaacctaacctaaccagtccctaaacctaacctaacctaatctaacctaaccaaacctaaacaGACAGAGCCTAACTTAATCCAGACacgacttaacctaacctaatccaaacttaacctaacgtaacttaactaAATTAACTCTGGcaagctaatctctctctctggtccctcTTAGACTTAAGGAAACGATAAATGAcgagtgaaaataatgaaaaaagaatataaacaagaaaattaagtgataaaaatagaagttggaaataaaaagggaaatttaACCaactggaaggaagagaaatagatgaatagataatgaataaataaataaatgagtgaaaataatgaataaaagtagataacgaaattaagattaaaaaaaaaagagagaagaacgtgttaagtgaataaataaattaattaatagatgaataaattgatcaataaatgaatgaataatagaaaccacatttttttttttttttaggaattagaggaaaaaaggaagagaaaatttaaatacagcgaaataaatagaataaattacGTGATTTTAGACttaacacaaaacaaataaataaataaatacataaacacataaataaatgaattaaataaaagcaaaacactaataaaaatacttgtagataaaaataatgagataaatagataagatagatagatgattaaataaataaataaataaatacataaattaattaaataaaagcaaaacacactaaaaaaaatacaagtaaataaaaataatgagataaatagataagatgattaaataaataaataatggggTGAACAAATACGTGATGGATATAATaatggataaacaaataaataaatagacaaataatggCTTACCTTTCCGAGACGACAGCCATTCACGCAACGCCAAGATTAAcctgagaaggaaaacaaaaattgaaatacacgaattatttcacatataacaataacaataacaacagcagcaacatcaacaataataataataacagcagcagcagcaacaacaacaacaacaacaacaacaacaacaacaacaacaacaacaacaacaacaacaacaacaacaacaacaacaacaacaacaacaacaataacgataataataataataataataacaacaacaacaacaacaacaacaataataataataacaacaacaacaacaacaacaacaacaacaacaacaacaacaacaacaataacaacaataataacaacaacaacaacaacaataataataataataataataataataataataataataataataataataataataataatatatgttaTAGCTGTTATGATTACTAATGTTCTCTTGctcctgttcttgttttatgtttgtttaaGGACATTTTGCTGTCACAGACCtgtactattaataataataataataataataataataataataataataataataataaggtaatTAGGTTTAagtattgtacacacacacacacacacacacacacacacacacacacacacacacacacactctattaTTACATATCTTAATGCTCAACCTAAGTAATTTTCAATgtaattaatttccttttcattttattattattattattattattattattattattattattattattgttattattatggtaACCTTGTTAagctcaagtctctctctctctctctctctctctctctctctctctctctctctctctctctctctctcctcctcatcctcgttcGTGCCTTCATCTTCCTACcacctttattccttccctcctcctcctcctcctcctcctcctcctcctcctcctcctcctcctcctctcctcctcctcctccttgcctttcctACAACCtctatccctttcctcctcctcctactcctcctcctcctcctcctcctcctcctcctcctcctcctcctcctcctcctcctgtactcaCTTATGCAAACTGACTGTGATTAATAACTTTTGAAAtaaactgtctgtctgtttgtccgtgtgtctgtgtaagTGTTAAGTGGAATATCTTACTTGTTTACCCGTTAAGTGGCGTGACAGGGCGTgttaagtaaggaaggaagtctTAAGTAACAAGGTAAAGTGGTTAAGTGGACTACGGGTGAAGGGGAGGTCTTGTAAGTGTGTCTTAAGTGGTGTTAAGTGTTTATCTAAGTGGATGCAAAGGTACAGTGGGTTTGTTTAAGTGTCTAAGTAGTAAAATGTTTGGTTTAAGTTTCAAATAAGTGTACAAGTACCATTTTTTTAAGTTTAAGTGGTCCACATATTTATTTAAGTGGTATGGCGGGTTCATTTAAGTGTTTAAGTGGTACAACATTTCATTTAAGTGGTTCAGTGAAGGATAAGTTTCAAATAAGTGTAGAAGAAAGTTTTTTATAAGTTTAAGTGGTCCACATATTTGTTTAAGTGGTATGGCGGGTTCATTTAAGTGTTTAAGTGGTACAACATTTCATTTAAGTGGTTCAGTGATGCATAAGTTTCAAATAAGtgtagaagaaagagtttttatAAGTTTAAGTGGTCCACATATTTGTTTAAGTGGTATGGCGGGTTCATTTAAGTGTTTAAGTGGTACAACATTTAATTTAAGTGGTTCAGTGAAGGATAAGTTTCAAATAAGtgtagaagaaagagttttttaTAAGTTTAAGTGGTCCACATATTTATTTAAGTGGTATGGTATAAGTGTTTAAGTGGTACAACATTTCATTTAAGTGGTTCAGTGTTGGTCGAGTTTTAAATAAGTGTACGAGTAATGTTTTTATAAGTTTAAGTGGGCAACATATTCACttaagtatttaagtggtagaATATTTGATTTAAGTAAGACAGGAAGGTAACTTGCCTATCTAAGTGGTATATTAAGTTTGTCTCAGTGTTTTTAAGTCGACTTAAGTGGCAAAGGGAATTTTTTTGTATACTTAAGTGGTAGAAGAGTTTAATTTACGGTTTAagtaatgtatatgtatatttaagtgtatttaacctaacctgacctcaatagacccttgctaatgtcaataaaatggtctaatggtacacaaatctcaaggtgaaaatgtgtcccagtactgaaggggttaaaatagtgaagactgtggccattaatcttctgacctccatagacctttcctaatgtcaataaaatggtctaatggtacacaaatctcaaggttaaaatagtgaag is part of the Portunus trituberculatus isolate SZX2019 chromosome 2, ASM1759143v1, whole genome shotgun sequence genome and encodes:
- the LOC123503106 gene encoding Kv channel-interacting protein 4-like isoform X2, with the protein product MLSSSISRFAGKQSDPASGGSNPEDDLDTFSVSVPRYRPEELDKLARTTKFTRREIQLIYRGFKQECPTGLVDEDGFKDIFAQFFPQGDASQYAHYVFKTIKREKEVQISFQDFLAALSTVSRGTTQEKLQWIFGLYDVNKDGLITKAEMVDVVTAIYEMLGRSTQPLVDDTSAKDHVERIFHLIDTNNDGAITIEELAEWISRDEKIVESLKRMDTVLYTPHDASAAATRPSLSRP
- the LOC123503106 gene encoding Kv channel-interacting protein 4-like isoform X3 — its product is MEDDLDTFSVSVPRYRPEELDKLARTTKFTRREIQLIYRGFKQECPTGLVDEDGFKDIFAQFFPQGDASQYAHYVFKTIKREKEVQISFQDFLAALSTVSRGTTQEKLQWIFGLYDVNKDGLITKAEMVDVVTAIYEMLGRSTQPLVDDTSAKDHVERIFHLIDTNNDGAITIEELAEWISRDEKIVESLKRMDTVLYTPHDASAAATRPSLSRP